The Megalops cyprinoides isolate fMegCyp1 chromosome 15, fMegCyp1.pri, whole genome shotgun sequence region ATAAACTATcactttacattaaaaatatatatcgtTTTTCAAACAACCACTGATTGGCTTTAGAAATCTAAAAGGTGCTAAATTTAAAATGGGGATTTTGTGCCTTTCAGACACCCAATGGTCAATGGAATGCCTATGCTCCGCTTTTTTTGGGTCAAGCAGATGGTCCCTAAAATTTTGGTCTAACAGTATCATTTGTGAAATCAAAACTCCAGCTGTTACAAATTTTGCACTCAGTGTGGAATACTGACTACTGATGGACTACATATAGTTAAGGTTATGATAGTCATGAAAGGTAATACTGGGTACCTTGATGTCACAGCTGTGGTGCATGAAAGGAGCGTATGTGTGGCCTTAAGAGAGCTGTAGTGTGCTGCCCGCCCCACTCCCTCCTCACTCAGGCCCCTGTTGTCACACGGGGAGGCCTCCCTCTACTTCTTTGCCTTGCCCTGAGCGGCCACAGCCTCCATGGCCTTGCGCACAGTCTCCTCGTCTCCCAGGAACTGCATTGGTTTGATTGGTTTGAGGTTCTTGTCCAGCTCGTAAAGGATAGGGATCCCCGTGGGCAGGTTGAGCTCCATGATGGCCTCCTCCGACATGCCTGGGGACGAGAGCAGAAAGGTTTACGTTTGACAATGGGTTTAACGCTATGATATGAACAGAATTTTGGCTATGGTACGttcctagttcaggccctggtcctctcacacctggactactgcaactccctctTTTCTTGCCTTCCTGCATATGCAGTCAAACCTCTACAAATAAtcaaaaatgcagctgcacaaattgtctacaatctccctaaacatGGTCAAGTTCCTCCCCTGCTCATCTCACTTCACTtgcttcctgttatcgctcgcataaagttcaaaaccttggtgctgccatacaggacagtgaatgggacacCCCCCTCATTCCCACGACCCCTCTTaaaaccctatgttccctcaatATCACTGCGCTCTGCAaccacagggcaactgactgttcCGACCCGACGAGGTCGCTcttctcagacacgatccctgtctgtactggtcccacaggggttaggacagtggagtcactggccatcttctgacgcagactgaagatccacctcttcagactgcatcttggttccacttctatccccaccccctaacacctgctacttcttgcatttgatgttaattttatgtgtagcattataatgtattatgaatttgtgttctagggactgttgtatcgtagttATACTTGGTTtttgtcagattgcacaagttaacttgtggtagggcttgaatgcTCATACTcagagagcatctgctaaatgcatgtaatgtaatgtaatgagatacATCTCTGTGGCCGAGTCTGGAACCCATACCCTCCAGGTGCTTGACGATGCCTCGCAGGCTGTTGCCGTGGGCAGCAATCAGcaccctcttcccctccttGATCTGCGGCACAATCTCCTCGTTCCAGAAGGGCAGCGCACGGGCGATGGTGTCCTTCAGGCTCTCACACGATGGCAGCTGGTCCTCCGTCAGGTCGGCATAGCGACGGTCCTGCCGAGAAACAGACGGCAGCGTCACAGGCATTCTGTCACGAACAAATATTCAGATCTTGCGTTCTTACCATCCTCCATCTAGGAGGTTCTGGTAGGTAACTGGATGTTGTGGTACTGCCTGCATTCCTATGCATTCATATGGATGTACTGgtttagaccacaccccttcaagtTCATAATGAGCCAGTGAATCAGATCTgttgtagcttcaacaatgacagcaacagACTTTTGAATGTGGAATGCAAGTAAGCTGACTATCTGTTCCATATCAATGATCTGTGGTTAGGTCACAAAGCACTGATAAGGACAGCTATGCATACTTAGTACCTCAAGGACAAGGTTAGACAGAATGGCATGGGGTGCCACTTTTTAGCACTTCTGTCTGCTGGTGCCACCAGCAACTCcttttacatgtatttacacattcaaCTGAATGGAAGGCAATCGAAATATACATAAACAACTCTGAAACATGCAATGTGTTTTATCTGAAATAACAgggtggtcatgtgacacaaacagaattacAAATCTATTCTCTGCTGCTGCGTTTGAGAGCAGAAGTGGCTAAAATCAATGACAGATTTAATAGAATGAACACCcgttttttatgttattttgcaTGAAATTTTAAACAGCAGACAGTTAACCAATGAATCCTGAGGCCtgttttcaattgtttttaacACTGGTTTCTTCCTCAACAATCCTGTCACATGCATTAGTCCAGCAGTAACTTAACTGCACGGCATTGTAACCATTTGAGAGTATTCAATTCATGACACCTCTTTATATTTCAAGGATGCAAAACCGCTTCCATGTTGCTCAGTAGAAAAACTGACCAATTGGGACAGCTCTGGATGAAAACCACTACTCGTTGGATTGCTCAAGCCTTGCGTGGTTACGCAAAGTGATTTCCGGTGCAGTGAATGTCAGACCGCGTCCCCAGTTGtactctctgtgtctctgcagcccCACGTTGCAGTGGCAGATATGCGGTTATAATGCTTTAACCAATCGCTGGCCCAGCCCGCAGgtgcttttaaaaatcaatcatcTTTTGGACCGTCCTTTGAAATTTGCACTCTTGCCCTCATCTGCAATACATTAACTCCTGCGAGGGTCACACATTCTGTATATTGTGGCCTTGTAAAGGGCTGTTTTGCAACATGCAGAAAAATTATTATCTAAGGCCTTTCAAAATTTGGTGCATTAATTGACTTTTTCAGGAGAAAACCTATGAATATACTGCCAATGGCTCATATATTACAATCAGAGCCATGTGATGGACTTTTCTGTCCACTTGGTCTTTTTGCTCTCTTGTACTCAGAGACTAAGCTTGCAGTGCTGAGCTAAGTGAAAACCTCACCTCGTCACATGAGAAACCATGACGACCATACATGCAATAAACAGGTTTTGGTGTCTCTGAGACACACATTCCCATCCTGTCAGATGGGCAAAAGTATGATTCTGACTAAGCTCATTATACCGCCTGCCACATCCTCGAGCTGGCTCTGAGCCAAACATCCCGTTATAATCCGTCAGTTGCATCCTGATCTGCCGAGCCGAGGTACGGTCACTCCGGGGTATTggcagttgccatggtgatgacCTCAATGCTTCCGCAAACAGGAGTCGGAAGAGTGGGGCTGCGCGTGTTTCCCCGTTCCACTGCTGTCTTTTTAACTCTACACATCTTCTGTTTGAAATTTTGCCAATATGATACAAATTTTTTCTGCGGTTCTGCAGTTTCTTTTCGCTAGGTCACGATGATTGTCAgatctgaaaataatttgtCTCGGGGTGTTCTGCTAAACCTACTCATAGCGGTGTAACGACACATTGGTAGGTACTGACACTTCAATACAGAAACAATGATTCAGCTGTATTGATGCTCCATCTCAAAATGGATCCAtaccattaattttttttttcatgctaaTACAACAATTTGGATGAAACTAGAGTGCTTGCAACAatgctattttgaaaaatgagtgTTACTTAAATACAATGTAATGAACTAATGCTTGATGCTCCATATTTCTCTAAAAGCATAGAATAATGTAAATGCTATTTATGTTTAATCATACTGTACCATATAGCTTCATATCAAAGTGACTCATTCCACTATTCAGACTGAGTCATCGTCATGCGTGGTAACAGAAGATCCAACAGGAAACCTCTAGGTCACTCTGAGACTAGTGCTGCCCCGCTGTCAGAACCCATACAGGGTTTGTGTAGCAGGTCAGACTCAATTACCTTGCTAATGACGGTGTAGAAGTCATGGTCGGCATCcatagggggaggggggatgtcATAGGAGCGCCTCCAGATTTTGACCTGGGCCTCCCCGTGCTTGGCGGCGGTCTCGGCCTTGTTCAGGCCGGTCAGGCCGCCGTAGTGACGCTCGTTCAGCCTCCAGGTCCTGTGCACGGGCAGCCACATCTGGTCGATGCTGTCCAGCACGATCCACAACGTGCGGATGGCCCTCTTCAGCACGGAGGTGTAGCAGATGTCAAACTCATAGCTGGCATCTGCAGAGGGCGGTTAAGACCGTCAGCAATTCAACccataagtgttttttttttaaattatttttacttatttttaacCCATCTCCGACTGTATAGGGCTATATTATGAAATTGActtaattttccttttaaaacatctttGCCTATTATGCCTCCTCATATGCGGccaaatattattatttgtgaTTTGTAGATTGCACAATCCTAACGTGAAACGGATCATTGAGCAAACTGTAGCTGGGCTTTCCAATGAGGCATTTGAAGGTTCTTACAGTCATACATGAGATACTGGCTTATTTGGCCGGAAAAACTGAGCCGATAGCTGTGAGCATAGACTCCACGTTCTGCCCGGCACGTTCTGAGCGGCACGTTCACACGCTGAGGAAAATTACCCGGTCAGGAGTCAGAGATTTGTGCTGGGCGGGGACTGTATTAAGAAGAAAGGGGAAGTTTGCCTTAAATGGTCTACACGGCAAGGGGGTGGGGTAAGTGGGTGGAGTTACAGCAGTACCATACAGTGGGAGAAGGCGGAGACTTGTCTAAACTGACAGCTGAGAAGAGGAAGGCCAGGCTGCAACTACACGCCCCAAACCAGCCTCTTTTTTTTGATGTCGGTACTAGTCATTTAGGTACCGAGCTACTCATCGCTGCATGCCTGAAGATTTCCGTAAAGGAAAGAGGCCACGTTTTGACTATCATCACGTTCACCAAACTATAATATTTATATGGATGCAAAACTTACGACCCCTAAAATGATAGGACgcaattgtatttatttatttatatatataaaatatgtatatatcttCGAGACGTACCAGCTAAGTTCATTTGATAACAAGCTTGTAGCTTGTAACACACCCACGCCCACAGGTATCCCTGTGACTCTCCGCTATAGTTACTATAATTTAGGCACGTTAATGGtattgttttgtcattaaaaaaatccacactTACCTAGCAAACAATCTAGCAGGCTATTTCATTGGCTAGTAACTGATAAACTAGCAACTGCATAGcgttaaatgaataataatttaaattttatattagTCAGCTGGCTATCAAGCTAAAATGACTTTACCTTTCAGGGCCTGTCCGCCTCTCTTCGCCTCCTGTTCACCAGTCTCGCTCAGATCGGCATCAAACCAACCGCAGAATCGGTTTTCCTGATTCCAGCAGCTCTCTCCATGACGGATCAGCACCAATTTATAAGCGGCCATTCTGTAAGTTCCTCCTTCTTTGACTGGGTCCCGAAGACCTAATAACGGAGAATTTCGATTAAACGGGTGCAAAAAATACCTGCAATGATTGTATGACAGCCGCTCACGGACAAGGACCGCACCAACAGAGGCTGATGACCGTGTGATTGGACCAAGTTGGTTCTGAACTTGACACGAATTGCGTGTCAGTACTTCCTATATAGACTTCGCCCAATGGGAATGCAGCAGGCTGCCCGCAGTGAGAACTCCTCTTCCCGCACGTCAGCAGCGGGTCGCTCCGTTCAATGCAATGTGACCTTCACTTACCGTAAAGACTAGTGTTGAGGGAGATTTCTGGtctaaaataattaaaaagatgTTAGTTGTTCTGAGCGCGGGCGGACAGCCTACGTCTCAGTTTTAAATTTCTGCGGTTGTATTACTTTATGTATCGTACAATTATGCTGGTATTTGCTATgagattaaacattaaatattttagtgGTAACATAGCTTTGTTTTACTGTCATTGAAATCAGTTGTTATTAATAATTGCATCTGTTTTAAGTTGCCAATTTAATGAATCACGATAGAAAGTTAAACGTCTTCGTGTTCGTTAATCATGATGGTGGCAGCAGTCTATAAGGTTGTTTCCCACTGTAATTTTTTGACAAGAGACGCCACCTAGAGGACAAGAAATTCATTCTCAGTTCACCGCATtcaagctgttttattttcattttggctgtCGAGATGTAAGTATCACTGAGATTTGGGAAAACAGATTTATTCCATAAAAGtatataatttgtgtgtgtgtgtgttgtgtaaatCTGGAATGTAGCCTTGCATAACTGGGAGGAAGAAAAGATTTGGGTGTTATCtgcataaagaggaaaaaccCCCACCTATCCAGGGTCAGAATGTTAAGGTACACCTGTTGAAAGGGTTTTGGGGTCAGGTATGGAACCACTCATGGAGCTTATCAGGAACATCTTATGAGGGAAgagtctttttctgtttttaatgtccACAGCTCCTTAGGGGGTACAGGACAGAATCTGGTGCAGAATGTATTGACATTGTTTCTATGAAGTGATCAGCTCTATGACTATATCAGTTGAGGTCAAGGAGGACAGAGTGCACttgtttgtcatttgtaaaCAAGTCAGCCAACAAAAGTCAATATCAGGTCAGACACTCTCCAGAACATTGCACTTACATTGGCTTAGAaaacactcttatctagagtgaaTTGCATATCTTACAACTTTACatattatacagctggacatttactgaggcaaatcagGTATccaagggttcagcagcagtgcctcacctgggaatcaGCCTTTAGGCCCTGATCCTTACTTTTGGCCTTTTCTGGAGAGCGGGggtcttcattcattcatttatttttttagaggAGTAGTGAGGAAGGTTGTTGGATACCTGAGAGGAACAACCACTTGTTTTGGAGAAGCTTAAGGGAATTTGAGTATGTCAAAGGTTATCAGTTGGAGGAGGTTTGAGATTAACTGAACAAAACATTGCGGAGTCCACTGCGGACCATGACATCACTCCCTGGCGTCAACACAAGAATTGCATTCTCTCCCTTGCAAGTGACATAAGTGTTTTGCTCAGGAAGCGTGCTTGTCATGGAGTTTATAAGTTGAGGTTTGGGGGTTTTGAGCTTGTAAGCACCCAGTAAACTTAAAATAGTAATTTTGGGCATTTACGCAGTTCACAGAAATCGGAATTTTACAAACCGTGAacatcacaattaaaaaaattatcattaatttaaaacaaatacgACATTTTTAGAATAATACTTTCTAGTGATTCATTGTGAGATAGCGATCCATTTTAATCGTAAGAACGCTGATTAATTAATGCGTGTGTCACCAACAGTTGATAAAGCGTAATCAGATCCTTCTACTAAACTGAGATTTTTTGTTGCCTTCAGATAGCCTACATCGTGTTGTTTGTTTCCGAAAGGAGGAGCCTATGAGTATAGCCAATAGTAGCGTGATCTGTGCTTCAGGTGGGCGGTGTTTCAGCGCGATTGGGTGGTGTTCTGCCCGAGCAGTGAATGATTTTGATTAGTGGGAGGGCCGTTCTCCGGAAGCTGACAGTCAGCTGATCTGTTTGTTGAAGCTCTGCAAAGGCCAGCATTGGGACTTTGGCCCTTGTTCTGCAGTCGATTACTTCACTGTCTAAGCTACAtttgtttataatattttttttctggcatgGACGAAACTAGCCCGCTAGTTTCCCCTCTCCGGGATTCTTCCGATTTTAGCTACTGTCCCACCGAACCTACAAGTCCCCGGGGCGGATTTGGAGGGACGCCGGGTTCGGTGGTACGAGTCCCGGCTGGTAGCCCTGGACGCAGCCGGGAGCGACAGCCACTACTTGACCGGGACAGAGGAGGCTCTCCACGAGATCCCCATAGGAACGAGTTCCCCGAAGATCCGGAGTTTAGGGAGATCATCCGGAAAGCAGAGCGTGCTATTGAGGAGGGGATTTTCCCAGAAAGAATTTATCAGGGATCCAGTGGCAGCTATTTTGTCAAAGATTCACAAGGGGTGAGACGTTTTTGCTTTGAATGTATAAGTTGTTGTTGGGGGTTGAAATTATGTTTGaagtattttttgtttcctttttgttcgCGTTATCCTGCGTGCGTTTTTTTAGCAGACAAAAGGCGTCGCTCCGCTACCTGTCGCAGAACGTCTCCTGGTTGTAAGTGGAACATCAATCAAACTACCATGATGCAGCAACCTCAAGGCCCTGGCTTGCTTTAATCTAAAATCGTtgttattaatgtaaatgtcCCACGATATAACGGCACTATATTATAACGAGACTATATTACAGTTTGACTTTAAAAGTTTGACTTCAAAATTTAATGGGATACTGACGCGTTGAATTATTAGCAAGAATGTTTAAGAAGTCGGAGTAGTTCAATGTGATAAAACAATACTTTGAAGCACCACTGAAAGCTGACTAATATATTGTGTCATTGACATATAGGCATTTAAACATATTGCGTTTACAATATGTTTGAATAACTTGCATTTAAGACGCAGGTAGAGTGGTGTCGAGCTGGCAGTCCGATGGGAGAGGGTCGTTGGTCACGTTTGTAGTCGCATAAGTAATCGAGATTCTTTAGGATTCCATTCGATTTGTCCATTTTATCTATACACCCTCcgtttaaaataaacattcagaaCAAACAGGGTACCATTGCAGATGAATTCAAGATAACATTTGGCAAGTTTTgattaatgggggggggggggggggggggtagaataTAAAGAGTAGTAGTatgaaaattataaataaatggtATGCCTggataaaacaaacagcagatgtGGTAAGGACTCCTTGTTGTAATGACACTGGGGAGATGATATGACAGAGTGGGAGGACCAGCCAGAGATAAAGATGATGttccacacccctctctcctctctcaacCTTTACTGATCTGTTCTTGAGATGCTGAGGGAAGTGTTTGGCTGCAGATCGCTGAACTGGGATCGGCGTGGGAGAGAACTGGCAGGTTGGGCTTCCTCGGAGGCACTGCCTGCGGTGTCTGTGGGTGCCGCGCCCGTGATCGACCTCACAGCGACCTGTTAGCTCGGTCATGGGGGCAGCAGAAAGGCATGAGGCCTGTGAAAGCCTGGTAGGCCCTATCAAGAGCATGCGCCAGAGGTCAGGCCCAACAGGGCCCTTAGAGCTAGGTAAAGAGGCCTAGGAATGACGAGGCATAGCCAGCATTGCTTGCGTGTCTGTGAGATTCACCACATACCTGTGGAAGTTCCCCTCCTGTCACAGATTCTCTGGCTacgcctttctctctctcctcctccccccccgaAAGTGTGTGGAGGCTCATTTCAACGTCTATCACGCGCCAGCAATAATAGTGGCCTGGTGGCTTTCGCCAAGCTCCCTCAGCATAAGCAAGACCGGCCACATTCTGCAACAACCGTTGCGACCGTGTTACAGGGTCCAGTCTTTTGGATgtgacacattttattaaaagagGCACGTTTCACGGTCAGGGTTTATGGGCTGAGCACGCTGTAAAAGGACGGAGAACAGCCTCGTTAGCAGTCACAATGCGGGGCGATGGTGACTGTGGGGGTGGATTACAGAGCTGCGCCTCAGTCGGCCCCAGTGGCATTTCGTAGCCGGTCATGTGCGGGAACTTACGCTAATCTTATTGGCATAATGAGTGGCGATCCATTCCAATTCCAGCTCATTAGCTGCTACAAAAAGGCCTTATTGCAGCGCGATGGGGGTGTCCCCGGAGGGCCGGAGGTGACGTGACGTTTCGTGGCCCCCTTGAGACGGTTCCATTCTTTTGGGTGGTGTGGGACATCCGGTCTCGGCTTCCCAGCTTCAGCGTCTTAGTGGCCATCATGAAAGCGAAGCTGGAAATGAAGTCTCTGCCTTTCACTCTGAGTATCTACTATCAAAAGAGCCGAGGCGGTTGAGTGGGAACTTTGTGATAAAATTAGGCCAGCGTGTCTCGAAATAGAGATGCGATTTTTTAAGCGGGAGGAAATTCGATTTGCGAGTAGAGTGATTCTTATCTCGTATTCTTGCGAGCCTCACAGGTCACTTGTTTGTGGCTCACCGTGGTCTCTTGACCCTTCCGTCCcgctctgtccctccccctgcAGAAGATCATCGGCGTTTTCAAGCCCAAGAACGAGGAGCCGTACGGCCAGCTGAACCCCAAGTGGACCAAGTGGTTGCAGAAGCTCTGCTGTCCCTGCTGCTTCGGGAGGGACTGCCTGGTGCTGAACCAGGGCTACCTGTCCGAGGCCGGGGCCAGCCTGGTGGACCAGAAACTGGAGCTCAACATTGTTCCCAGGACCAAGGTACGGTACGGCTCGATATGCCACATCACTCCGCCCCTTGGCTGTGTCACCGCAACCCCCGCTTCCTTATCTCACCTGCTGTCTCCCTCAGGTGGTGTACCTGGCCAGTGAGACGTTCAACTACAGTGCCATCGACAGGGTCAAGTCCCGTGGCAAGAGGCTGGCCCTGGAGAAGGTGCCAAAAGTGGGCCAGCGCTTCCACAGAATAGGGCTTCCACCTAAGGTAGGCCTCCTGAGATGCGCTCCCTGCCAAATTTCGTCCCCCTCACCAAATTCAGTCCCCTCCCAAAATTCCGTCCCCTTCGCTAAATTCAGTCCTCTCCCAAAATTCAGTCCCCCCCTCTGCAAATTCCATCCTTTTCACCAGATTAAGTCGTCCTCGCCAAACTGTCGCCACCAGATAAACTATTGGCAAGTGAGCCAGGAAAATACTGACCCCATCAGAGGCGTGTACACAGCGTTTATTGTAATGGTCAGCTTCTAAATCTACGAGATTAAGTGTCCCATGGTTAAAGGAACCCTCTGGCTGTAATACCCAGCTGTCACTGCAGATTTTGCTGAGATTTTGCAAGTGACACGTTGCAGTGTTCCTAGGGCCGCTCGCAGTGCCTCACTCAGCTCTCTTGTGTCAGCTTTGATTATCTCATTGAggacaaggattttttttacaagtcaATAGAACTAGCAGTTTGTCATAACAAGATGGTTGTTCATTGAACTGCTCCTTCCATTGGTGTAGGTGGGGTCATTCCAGTTATTTGTTGACGGGTACAAAGACGCAGACTACTGGCTGCGGCGATTCGAGGCAGATCCACTCCCTGAAAACACTAACAGacaactgcagctccagttCGAGAGGCTAGTGGTTCTGGATTACATCATCCGAAACACAGGTGAGCACACAAGCTCCCCCTAGTGgcagcaaaaatgaaaacacacttaAACTTTAGGCCTTAGCCATTACTAAGCATATTatgaactgcatttaaaaacattctggGACAAAGATGTTGTTTCTGTCACACAGATCGAGGTAATGACAATTGGCTGATCAAGTATGACTGTCCAATGGATGCTGGAGGGAACAGGGTAAGCAAATGTTTGTTGCTGAGggcaaaaatgtttaaaatgttctgaGGGTGTCCTGTAGTGACCGGTAAAATTGAATTTGAGTCTGAACAACATGACAGAGCACTGCATTCACACATTTAAACCTGATTTGATGGGTATTATCACGGCTTTGTCAGATgtccagattttttttgtatatttgatCTGACTTTCCCTCAGAATTGGATCTATGTCTGTGCTAATTTACAAACATGTGTGACTCCCTTCAGACTTGTAATCTGACAGTTAAGAGGTCAGTACCACTCCGCCACTTGGTCACTGTACCCCCTATATCATCCTCATCTCCTCTGGGCAGGACACAGACTGGGTGGTGGTCAAGGAGCCCATCATT contains the following coding sequences:
- the LOC118790023 gene encoding phosphatidylinositol 4-kinase type 2-alpha, with translation MDETSPLVSPLRDSSDFSYCPTEPTSPRGGFGGTPGSVVRVPAGSPGRSRERQPLLDRDRGGSPRDPHRNEFPEDPEFREIIRKAERAIEEGIFPERIYQGSSGSYFVKDSQGKIIGVFKPKNEEPYGQLNPKWTKWLQKLCCPCCFGRDCLVLNQGYLSEAGASLVDQKLELNIVPRTKVVYLASETFNYSAIDRVKSRGKRLALEKVPKVGQRFHRIGLPPKVGSFQLFVDGYKDADYWLRRFEADPLPENTNRQLQLQFERLVVLDYIIRNTDRGNDNWLIKYDCPMDAGGNRDTDWVVVKEPIIKLAAIDNGLAFPLKHPDSWRAYPFYWAWLAQAKVPFSQEIRDLVLPKLSDPNFIKDLEEDLYELFKKDPGFDRGQFHKQIAVMRGQILNLSQALKDGKTPLQLVQMPPVIVETARAPQRANSESYTQSFQSRRPFFTWW
- the pgam1a gene encoding phosphoglycerate mutase 1a encodes the protein MAAYKLVLIRHGESCWNQENRFCGWFDADLSETGEQEAKRGGQALKDASYEFDICYTSVLKRAIRTLWIVLDSIDQMWLPVHRTWRLNERHYGGLTGLNKAETAAKHGEAQVKIWRRSYDIPPPPMDADHDFYTVISKDRRYADLTEDQLPSCESLKDTIARALPFWNEEIVPQIKEGKRVLIAAHGNSLRGIVKHLEGMSEEAIMELNLPTGIPILYELDKNLKPIKPMQFLGDEETVRKAMEAVAAQGKAKK